A single Thermoanaerobacterium sp. RBIITD DNA region contains:
- a CDS encoding topoisomerase DNA-binding C4 zinc finger domain-containing protein: MDNIKLPFGLGKYDNKIYHISEVKQGKECNCICPYCGQDLLAKKGNIRSHHFAHVKEECKYAFETSIHMYIKEILSKNNKIYVPGHNFAKEMYLHYNRVELETRFGGIIPDIAIYAGKQSKPLLIEVNVTHPIDDDKLEKIINMGISVLQINICDSNFDFYNFDKKDLEDIILHKTDFKEWAYNAYEDRKFEEISIKEEKRRSMLRKRKELFLFKQKIAEDFEQKYKVAIILPKECSQCDGIMSINKADDHYYYKCDSCKVNEPIGPSKYISFIKYDDFNINDKKQKIIECVEDKKERHQLLDFAIKNQDKQALEYITKLMIQQRDNKDKIDRLTILYNYFVTKQGKQIHISYWKNYYSNCPICGSDMVFRKSKKDNEIFLGCSLYPKCYGTKKIITISVKDVLYMDKNAFIYMLKDKISNKQHIIKS, translated from the coding sequence ATGGATAATATTAAATTACCTTTTGGTTTAGGAAAATATGATAATAAAATTTATCATATTTCCGAAGTCAAACAAGGGAAAGAATGTAATTGCATTTGTCCTTATTGTGGACAAGATTTACTTGCTAAAAAAGGAAATATAAGATCGCATCACTTTGCTCATGTAAAAGAAGAATGTAAATATGCTTTTGAAACATCTATTCACATGTACATAAAAGAAATTTTAAGTAAAAACAATAAAATTTATGTGCCTGGACATAATTTTGCAAAAGAAATGTATTTGCACTATAATAGAGTAGAACTAGAAACAAGGTTTGGAGGAATTATACCTGATATTGCTATATATGCTGGAAAACAAAGCAAACCACTTTTAATAGAAGTCAATGTAACGCATCCTATAGATGATGATAAGCTAGAAAAAATTATTAATATGGGTATTTCTGTATTGCAAATAAATATTTGTGATAGTAATTTCGATTTTTATAATTTTGACAAAAAGGACTTAGAAGATATTATTCTACATAAAACTGATTTTAAAGAATGGGCATACAATGCGTATGAGGATAGAAAGTTTGAAGAAATAAGTATAAAAGAAGAAAAAAGAAGATCGATGCTAAGAAAAAGAAAGGAATTATTTCTTTTTAAACAAAAAATTGCTGAAGATTTTGAACAAAAATATAAAGTTGCAATAATTTTGCCTAAAGAATGTTCTCAATGTGATGGAATTATGAGCATTAATAAAGCAGATGATCATTATTATTATAAATGCGATTCCTGCAAAGTAAATGAGCCTATTGGACCTTCAAAATATATTAGTTTTATTAAATATGATGACTTTAATATTAATGATAAAAAACAAAAAATTATTGAATGTGTAGAAGATAAAAAAGAAAGACATCAATTACTTGATTTTGCTATTAAAAATCAAGATAAGCAAGCTTTAGAATATATAACAAAACTAATGATTCAACAAAGAGATAATAAGGATAAAATTGATAGACTAACAATTCTTTATAATTATTTTGTCACGAAACAAGGGAAACAAATACATATTAGTTATTGGAAAAATTATTATTCTAATTGTCCAATTTGTGGGTCGGATATGGTTTTTAGAAAATCCAAAAAAGACAATGAAATATTTCTAGGTTGTTCCTTATATCCAAAATGTTATGGTACAAAAAAAATAATAACAATAAGTGTAAAAGATGTTTTATATATGGATAAAAATGCTTTTATTTATATGTTAAAGGACAAAATATCTAATAAGCAACATATTATTAAGTCTTAA